A single Anatilimnocola floriformis DNA region contains:
- a CDS encoding tyrosine-type recombinase/integrase: protein MGRKRKVRRQQHGSVWHWKQTDAWYYTLPGTKKRMALFDEHGERIKGLAKKLAAEQALAKIKVGIADNGPGFTPEAEWIVARVCSDYIQYCERGVPKGTTTAGHLRSTKSWLNDLCAYCGALPLSQLKKGHITTWIETHSSWRSTETHRGVLSIVLAAFNRAEEMFGVANPLKGLKKPTPKPRLQSISPADEQIIYANLEPQFRNFLFAALHTGLRPFCELAQVKAEHVEQTPRGMMWRVYSSKTKKTRKIPVRPEVAKLVLQLIKDAPAGSGRPLFRNTKGNPWQRTAGVVRFLNLRKKLGWYGDPVRGKYTCYSCRHTFVHRMLSGYWTNGLGCSIETVAELIGDTPKVAFDHYGREWGQHYQAPLWAAIGEQPTGTSSQKPLAVKLRRKVDT, encoded by the coding sequence ATGGGGCGAAAGCGAAAGGTGCGGCGACAGCAGCACGGTTCCGTCTGGCACTGGAAGCAGACGGATGCTTGGTACTACACGTTGCCTGGCACAAAGAAGCGAATGGCTCTGTTCGACGAGCATGGCGAGCGGATCAAAGGCCTGGCTAAGAAACTCGCAGCCGAACAGGCTTTGGCCAAGATCAAGGTGGGGATCGCAGATAACGGCCCAGGCTTCACTCCCGAAGCGGAATGGATTGTTGCCCGCGTCTGTTCCGACTACATCCAGTATTGCGAACGGGGAGTTCCCAAAGGGACTACCACGGCCGGGCACTTACGCAGTACTAAGTCATGGCTCAACGACCTTTGTGCGTACTGCGGCGCCTTGCCTCTTTCGCAGCTGAAGAAAGGGCACATCACGACTTGGATTGAAACGCACTCGTCTTGGCGCAGTACGGAAACCCATCGAGGCGTGTTGTCCATAGTTCTGGCAGCCTTCAATCGGGCCGAAGAAATGTTTGGCGTCGCCAATCCACTGAAGGGCCTTAAGAAGCCGACGCCGAAACCTCGCCTGCAGTCGATCAGCCCCGCTGACGAGCAGATTATTTACGCGAACCTCGAACCGCAGTTTCGCAACTTCCTGTTTGCCGCATTGCACACGGGCCTCAGGCCCTTTTGCGAACTCGCCCAAGTGAAAGCAGAACACGTTGAACAGACGCCGCGGGGCATGATGTGGCGAGTGTACTCCAGCAAAACGAAGAAGACTCGCAAGATTCCCGTGCGGCCTGAGGTCGCCAAACTGGTCCTGCAGCTAATCAAGGATGCGCCTGCCGGCTCCGGCCGGCCACTTTTTCGGAACACTAAGGGGAATCCTTGGCAACGAACTGCCGGCGTCGTTCGCTTTTTGAATCTGCGAAAGAAGCTAGGCTGGTACGGCGACCCGGTGCGAGGAAAGTACACGTGCTATAGCTGCCGCCACACCTTCGTGCATCGCATGCTTTCTGGCTATTGGACAAACGGCTTGGGTTGTTCGATCGAGACGGTTGCGGAGCTGATTGGCGATACTCCGAAAGTGGCGTTTGATCACTACGGCCGAGAATGGGGCCAGCATTATCAGGCTCCGTTGTGGGCTGCTATTGGCGAACAACCTACGGGAACGAGCAGCCAGAAGCCATTGGCGGTCAAGCTTCGAAGGAAGGTGGATACATGA
- a CDS encoding tyrosine-type recombinase/integrase, with product MTANKEGNKTTQKQTRRRAHGSAWHWQQTDGWYFTSPGTKRREALLDSSGRRIKGKSNKQAADLALARLKAKSDWKPASERSIEQSEVLLVGKICSEYIEYCAERFLGNHICAEHRDRARRILNDLASYCGALSVIELQKAHLEHWLESHTTWRSPVTRRNNITTVIAAFEFARESYGIPNPLQGFSKPGPRPRLHSLSPADEQVMYGATDKPFRDFLFAALHTGLRPFCELAGLRVRNVEVQSGGMLWRVYSSKTRKTRKIPINSAVSKLLTNRLKTAEPEAILFPNAQGNVWKKVTGVARFLKIKRALGWDVDPLRKAFSCYTCRHTFAHRLLSGYWNNGSGCTIETLAELMGNTPQVAFAHYGREWGMHYQDPLWTAIGVD from the coding sequence ATGACCGCTAACAAGGAAGGAAATAAGACGACCCAAAAACAAACACGTCGCCGAGCGCACGGTTCCGCGTGGCACTGGCAGCAGACAGACGGCTGGTATTTCACTTCGCCTGGCACAAAGCGCCGTGAAGCCCTGCTTGACTCGTCAGGCCGGCGAATCAAGGGGAAGTCCAACAAGCAAGCAGCAGATCTGGCTTTAGCCCGATTAAAAGCAAAATCGGATTGGAAACCCGCATCGGAAAGGTCAATTGAACAGTCAGAAGTTTTGCTAGTGGGAAAGATCTGTTCCGAATACATCGAGTACTGCGCAGAGCGATTTCTTGGCAACCATATTTGCGCCGAACACCGCGATCGCGCGCGCCGCATTCTGAACGATCTGGCAAGTTATTGTGGCGCTCTGTCGGTTATCGAATTGCAGAAAGCTCATCTGGAACACTGGCTTGAGTCACACACGACTTGGCGCTCGCCTGTGACTCGTCGCAACAACATCACCACGGTAATCGCGGCGTTTGAATTCGCGCGGGAAAGCTACGGTATTCCCAATCCGTTACAGGGCTTTTCAAAGCCTGGTCCACGGCCACGTTTGCATTCGCTCAGCCCTGCTGACGAGCAGGTCATGTATGGTGCGACCGACAAGCCTTTTCGAGACTTTTTGTTCGCAGCTCTGCACACCGGGCTTCGGCCGTTTTGCGAACTCGCGGGACTGCGAGTTCGGAATGTCGAAGTCCAGAGCGGCGGAATGCTTTGGCGAGTGTACTCGTCCAAAACAAGGAAGACCCGAAAAATCCCAATCAATTCGGCCGTTTCGAAACTGCTGACTAACAGACTAAAAACGGCAGAGCCGGAAGCAATTCTGTTCCCGAACGCTCAGGGCAACGTGTGGAAGAAAGTAACCGGCGTGGCGAGGTTCTTGAAGATTAAGCGAGCTCTTGGCTGGGATGTTGATCCGCTCCGCAAGGCCTTTTCTTGCTACACGTGTCGCCATACATTCGCTCATCGCCTTCTCTCGGGATATTGGAACAACGGTTCAGGATGCACGATCGAAACCTTGGCAGAGTTGATGGGCAACACACCACAAGTGGCGTTTGCCCACTACGGTCGTGAGTGGGGCATGCATTACCAGGATCCACTATGGACGGCCATCGGTGTCGACTGA
- a CDS encoding methyltransferase domain-containing protein, with amino-acid sequence MTLRKLHLGGKIRHSDWEVFARVPAPHVDHVGDPLDLSRFSSHEFSEIYFADLFEHFDYAAEAPQVLRECHRILIPGGKVYISVPDLDVLARIFVARDKLTFQERFLLMRMMFGGQVDNQDYHLAGWTSEFLEKYLRSASFVNIQRHPTFGLFRDASEVRFRGQLISLNVTAEAMPIATSKQLWIFGDSHSEYTFGGFPGVRIQRMDSVTMHRIGRDGLDVSSHAIAPGDRVLWCYGEVDCRCHVARQCEAGRGEEEILTTLVTNYLNALQRNADHFPRVQFGVVSVIPPARVELSRQDSTLPFVGDNSARSRFTQTLNRMLREMCAQRSFLYIDVWALFADAEGMLNYALSDGQVHAGDNSSALDLLHRTFFIGSECLLADRRPLSA; translated from the coding sequence GTGACACTACGCAAATTGCATCTAGGCGGAAAAATAAGACACTCCGATTGGGAGGTTTTCGCTCGAGTTCCTGCTCCGCATGTCGACCATGTCGGCGATCCGCTAGACCTTTCCAGGTTCTCATCGCATGAGTTCAGCGAAATCTACTTCGCCGACTTATTCGAGCACTTCGACTATGCAGCCGAAGCACCTCAGGTTTTGCGCGAATGCCACCGAATTCTTATTCCCGGCGGCAAGGTCTACATTTCAGTGCCCGATCTGGACGTGCTGGCGAGGATTTTCGTAGCAAGAGACAAGCTGACTTTCCAAGAACGCTTTCTTTTAATGCGAATGATGTTTGGGGGCCAAGTCGACAACCAAGATTACCATCTGGCCGGCTGGACCTCTGAATTCTTGGAGAAGTACTTGCGCTCCGCTAGCTTTGTGAACATCCAAAGGCATCCCACATTTGGTCTATTTCGAGATGCCAGTGAAGTGAGATTTCGCGGGCAGTTAATCAGCCTGAATGTCACGGCCGAGGCAATGCCAATCGCAACAAGCAAGCAACTTTGGATATTTGGGGACAGCCATAGCGAATACACGTTTGGAGGTTTCCCCGGGGTACGGATTCAGCGCATGGATTCGGTAACCATGCACCGTATCGGTCGCGACGGACTCGATGTCTCCAGCCACGCGATTGCGCCCGGTGATCGTGTTTTGTGGTGCTACGGCGAGGTTGACTGCCGCTGTCACGTAGCGCGACAGTGCGAGGCTGGGCGTGGCGAAGAAGAAATCCTCACTACCCTCGTGACCAATTACCTGAATGCACTTCAGCGCAATGCGGATCATTTTCCGCGCGTGCAGTTTGGAGTGGTCAGCGTCATACCGCCGGCCAGAGTTGAATTGTCTCGGCAAGATTCGACCCTACCATTTGTGGGAGACAATTCTGCACGCAGCAGATTTACGCAGACATTGAATCGAATGCTGCGCGAAATGTGTGCGCAACGATCGTTTCTATATATAGACGTTTGGGCGCTATTCGCCGATGCCGAGGGCATGCTGAATTATGCTCTCTCCGACGGTCAGGTTCACGCCGGCGACAACTCTAGTGCGCTCGACTTGCTACACAGGACATTTTTTATCGGCAGTGAATGTCTACTTGCAGATCGTCGCCCGTTATCGGCATGA
- a CDS encoding DUF1698 domain-containing protein, whose product MNDTAQEPTLAEKVASYPFWYHRVELPGGVTTPGWAPLNAKLYGIPADLTGKRVLDVGAWDGYWTFEAIKRGATEVVAIDDFSDYLGTLNSSDRKAWETFDLCREAFGYDSQKCHREEISVYDVTEARFGRFDVVFCFGVIYHLRHPLLALDRLAAVCNEEIFLESAILDDFSPYRGGIGKGYSNNDVVMEFYPGNEYGNNTTNWWCPTLSCLAALLNAAGFNNVRTWKLVGAPKRLPDCRGFANGKR is encoded by the coding sequence ATGAACGACACCGCTCAAGAACCGACACTTGCAGAAAAAGTTGCCTCGTACCCCTTTTGGTACCATCGCGTTGAACTGCCAGGCGGCGTCACAACTCCGGGGTGGGCGCCTCTCAATGCCAAGCTATATGGAATTCCCGCCGATCTAACCGGCAAGCGTGTGTTAGATGTCGGCGCTTGGGATGGATATTGGACGTTTGAAGCGATCAAACGCGGCGCCACAGAAGTTGTCGCGATTGATGATTTTTCGGACTACCTGGGAACGCTGAATTCGTCCGATAGAAAGGCATGGGAGACATTCGATCTTTGCCGCGAGGCATTTGGGTATGACTCGCAGAAGTGCCATCGCGAGGAAATCTCCGTCTACGATGTCACCGAGGCCCGCTTTGGCCGGTTTGACGTCGTCTTCTGCTTTGGGGTGATTTATCACCTGCGGCATCCATTACTCGCGCTCGATCGTTTGGCCGCTGTGTGCAATGAAGAAATATTCCTTGAATCGGCAATTCTGGATGACTTCAGCCCTTATCGCGGTGGAATTGGCAAAGGGTATTCGAACAATGACGTGGTAATGGAGTTCTACCCCGGCAACGAATATGGAAACAACACCACCAATTGGTGGTGTCCAACATTGAGTTGCTTGGCCGCCCTGTTGAACGCGGCCGGTTTTAATAACGTCCGCACCTGGAAGTTAGTCGGGGCGCCAAAGCGGCTGCCCGATTGTCGAGGTTTTGCTAACGGAAAACGCTAA
- the gmd gene encoding GDP-mannose 4,6-dehydratase yields the protein MSQVDFPPKCGKRALITGITGQDGSYLTELLLSKGYEVFGIIRRSSSFNTTRIDHIYQDPHATDRRLVLIYGDLSDGSSLNRIVRDVQPHEIYNLGAQSHVRVSFDTPEYTADITGLGTIRLLEAIRESAQSCKFYQASSSELYGNAPAPQNELTPFDPRSPYAAAKAYSFYITRNYREAYGMFAVNGILFNHESPRRGETFVTRKITRAVANIKQGRQKKLYLGNLDARRDWGFAKEYVAAMWKMLQQPEPDDYVIATGETHSVQEFVEAAFGHAGLEWRDFVEIDPKYFRPSEVNILLGDATKAERELGWKAETTFSQLVQLMVESDMHEVKLEIEGKGR from the coding sequence ATGTCGCAAGTCGATTTTCCGCCGAAATGCGGTAAGCGCGCTCTCATTACCGGCATCACGGGCCAGGATGGCTCGTATTTGACCGAACTGCTGTTGAGCAAGGGGTACGAGGTATTTGGAATCATTCGCAGGTCATCGTCGTTCAACACGACGCGCATCGACCACATCTATCAAGATCCACACGCGACCGATAGACGCTTGGTTCTGATTTATGGAGACCTCTCTGACGGTTCGTCGCTCAATCGAATCGTACGGGATGTTCAGCCGCATGAGATCTACAATCTCGGCGCGCAATCGCACGTGCGAGTATCGTTCGACACACCCGAGTACACGGCCGATATCACGGGCCTCGGCACGATTCGGCTGCTTGAGGCGATTCGCGAAAGCGCGCAGTCGTGCAAGTTTTATCAAGCTTCGTCCTCAGAACTCTACGGCAACGCCCCAGCGCCACAAAACGAGCTCACTCCGTTCGATCCCCGCAGCCCCTATGCCGCTGCCAAGGCTTACTCGTTTTACATCACGCGAAATTATCGCGAAGCTTACGGAATGTTTGCGGTCAACGGCATTCTCTTCAACCACGAGTCGCCGCGCCGCGGCGAGACCTTTGTCACGCGCAAGATCACCCGCGCTGTCGCCAACATCAAGCAGGGCCGGCAAAAGAAGCTTTACCTCGGCAATCTGGATGCTCGCCGCGACTGGGGCTTTGCGAAAGAGTACGTTGCCGCGATGTGGAAAATGTTGCAACAGCCTGAGCCAGATGACTACGTGATCGCCACTGGCGAAACTCATTCCGTTCAGGAGTTCGTCGAAGCGGCCTTCGGTCATGCAGGACTTGAATGGCGCGATTTTGTCGAGATCGATCCCAAATACTTTCGGCCTTCCGAGGTCAACATACTCTTGGGCGATGCCACGAAGGCGGAGCGCGAGTTGGGCTGGAAAGCCGAGACGACTTTCTCGCAGTTGGTGCAGTTGATGGTCGAGTCGGATATGCACGAAGTGAAACTGGAAATCGAAGGTAAAGGTCGATGA
- a CDS encoding GDP-L-fucose synthase family protein, with product MNWETTSVVVTGGAGFLGSFVVEGLRSRGCTNITVPRSASCDLRNRAEIRSLLEASRPDLIFHLAATVGGIGANQVNPGRFFFDNAVMGIELIEQSRQLGIPKVVIVGTVCAYPKFTAVPFREDDLWDGYPEETNAPYGLAKKMLLVQAQAYRQQYGFNSIYLLPANLYGPRDNFEPASSHVIPALIRKCVEAKQQGQPAITLWGDGSATREFLYASDAAEGLLQAAEKYDGAEPVNLGTGNEISIRELAKLIAAEVGYLGSVEWDTSKPNGQPRRALDHQRAESLFGFRAATPLVVGLRQTVQWYLAQL from the coding sequence ATGAACTGGGAAACCACTTCGGTAGTAGTGACAGGCGGCGCAGGCTTCCTCGGGTCGTTCGTGGTCGAGGGCTTGCGCTCGCGTGGCTGCACAAATATTACGGTGCCACGTTCCGCAAGTTGCGACTTACGCAACCGCGCCGAGATCAGAAGCCTCCTGGAAGCGTCTCGGCCAGACCTGATTTTTCATCTCGCGGCCACCGTGGGTGGAATCGGCGCCAATCAGGTCAACCCTGGCCGTTTTTTCTTCGACAATGCAGTCATGGGTATCGAGTTGATCGAGCAGTCGCGGCAACTGGGCATTCCCAAAGTAGTCATCGTGGGCACCGTCTGTGCCTATCCAAAATTCACGGCCGTGCCGTTTCGCGAAGACGATTTGTGGGACGGCTATCCAGAGGAAACCAACGCTCCGTATGGCCTGGCGAAGAAGATGTTGCTCGTGCAAGCCCAAGCCTACCGTCAGCAGTACGGGTTCAATTCGATCTATCTTTTGCCGGCGAATCTTTATGGTCCGCGCGACAATTTTGAGCCTGCGAGCTCGCATGTGATCCCAGCGCTGATTCGGAAATGCGTGGAAGCCAAGCAACAAGGCCAGCCAGCCATTACACTTTGGGGCGACGGCTCTGCGACGCGTGAGTTTCTGTATGCCAGCGATGCTGCTGAGGGATTGCTGCAGGCGGCTGAGAAGTACGACGGCGCAGAGCCAGTCAATCTTGGTACCGGCAACGAAATCTCCATTCGCGAATTAGCCAAGCTAATTGCGGCTGAGGTCGGCTACCTCGGCAGCGTCGAGTGGGACACTTCCAAGCCGAACGGCCAACCACGCCGTGCCCTCGACCATCAGCGA